One Ignavibacteriota bacterium DNA segment encodes these proteins:
- a CDS encoding PD40 domain-containing protein, whose translation MSVYHRGVVLLAAFLLLACPLRAQEDFPHPELSWRTIDTKHFFVHYHEGAERTARVIAKIAEDIYGPVTSFYEHEPDSKVSFIVKDYDDISNGAAYFYDNRIEIYAPSMDFELRGTHNWLRNVITHEFTHIIQIQTSMKFGRKVPAVYLQWLGYESERRVDVLYGYPNIVASYPISGFVVPAWFAEGVAQHNRRELQYDYWDTHRDMILRSYALDGNMLTWEQMGVFGKTSLGNESSYNAGFAFIRYFGERFGEAKLREVSRNLSRFDAATIDGAIERAVGIRGADLYDEWKAELTRSYRERVAPVRALLREGAALVTDSLYEVIDPGEGIRLESMMRNPLMPGAGRRDATVGFANLYPVYSPDGSKLAFTSAKNGDYFGLSSLFVYDFTTHKETLVQPGVRTAPAWSPDGTKLYYGRSGRDNPHWSLQFDIYEYDLKSEEERRVTFGRRAISPTVSPDGEKIAFVVSRDGTANLAVTNRDGSGYREITLYANGEQVYNPCWSPDGSRIVFDHSIKDGRDIAWIRPDGSDLAFLVTGDDDQRAARFAPDGKTFWFSADRGGIFNIYRYDIASQRIDQMTNVLGGAFYPTVSAGGDLVYAAYTSGGYKIYRYTAPPPVPAGEHRYEPGPLDGRFPAPVVASNAQGRFDWSALRDYDDTKGLTDSSRAYRSVFTNLSVVPVIRVDNYNPKSKGIDVIKVGAYVFSTDVLDRTSFFAGATLNARLERDLFLQFTYRGRLPLLYELGLEPVASLELYNITRKTNNVISLPASTIPVDVGYNLLEVDLALAQPVFSQFANAELRFMHSRYTSIIESFINPETTPPSLVSSSSDLYLIANDLSLTFRVDALLPSRTQEINPVGRKIKFRLGREWNKFNGDGEYEVTSTGLHPLYKNVNITRAELQWREYLPFLFKNHTLSMNLRGGSIIGPPVDEFFDFYAGGLIGMKGYPFYAIGGNELATMGVTWRFPLVHNIDVRLAHLYFDKLYAAVFADAGYAWTDFRPRLKDFKKDVGVELRLESFSYYAYPTRIFLSAAYGLDKFERYIRSRDQYVTYGQEWRIYFGILFGFELD comes from the coding sequence GTGTCCGTGTACCATCGTGGTGTCGTGCTCCTCGCAGCATTCCTTCTCCTTGCCTGTCCCCTGCGCGCGCAGGAGGACTTCCCGCATCCTGAACTCTCATGGCGGACCATCGACACGAAGCATTTCTTCGTGCACTATCATGAGGGTGCGGAGCGGACCGCCAGGGTGATCGCCAAGATCGCCGAGGACATCTACGGCCCGGTGACCTCGTTCTACGAGCACGAGCCCGATTCGAAGGTGAGCTTCATCGTCAAGGATTATGACGACATCTCCAATGGTGCGGCGTACTTCTACGACAATCGGATCGAGATCTACGCTCCGAGCATGGATTTTGAATTGCGCGGGACCCACAACTGGTTGCGGAACGTCATCACCCATGAGTTCACGCACATCATCCAGATCCAGACCTCGATGAAGTTCGGCCGGAAGGTCCCGGCCGTGTATCTCCAGTGGCTCGGATATGAGTCCGAGCGCCGCGTGGACGTGCTCTACGGCTATCCGAACATCGTTGCCTCCTATCCCATTTCCGGTTTTGTCGTTCCGGCGTGGTTCGCCGAGGGCGTGGCGCAGCACAACCGGCGCGAGTTGCAGTACGATTACTGGGATACGCATCGCGACATGATCCTGCGGTCCTACGCCCTGGACGGGAATATGCTCACCTGGGAGCAGATGGGTGTCTTCGGCAAGACCAGCCTCGGGAACGAGTCATCATACAATGCCGGGTTCGCATTCATCCGCTATTTCGGCGAACGTTTCGGTGAGGCGAAATTGCGGGAGGTGTCGCGCAATCTGTCCAGGTTCGATGCTGCAACCATCGATGGTGCGATCGAGAGAGCGGTGGGGATCCGTGGCGCGGACCTGTACGACGAGTGGAAGGCCGAACTGACGCGCAGCTATCGCGAACGCGTGGCTCCTGTCCGTGCTCTGCTCCGTGAGGGGGCGGCGCTCGTGACCGATTCTCTGTATGAGGTCATCGATCCGGGTGAGGGGATCCGGCTCGAGAGCATGATGCGGAACCCGCTCATGCCCGGCGCCGGGCGGCGCGACGCCACGGTGGGCTTTGCGAACCTCTATCCGGTATATTCACCCGACGGATCGAAGCTTGCGTTCACGAGCGCGAAGAACGGGGACTATTTCGGCCTCTCGTCGCTGTTCGTCTACGATTTCACGACGCACAAAGAAACCCTGGTGCAACCCGGCGTCCGCACCGCCCCCGCCTGGTCGCCCGATGGCACGAAACTGTACTATGGCAGGTCCGGGAGGGACAACCCCCACTGGTCGCTGCAGTTCGACATCTACGAGTATGATCTCAAGAGCGAAGAAGAACGGCGGGTTACCTTTGGACGACGTGCGATCAGTCCGACGGTTTCGCCGGATGGAGAGAAGATCGCATTCGTCGTCTCCCGCGACGGCACCGCGAACCTTGCGGTGACCAACCGCGATGGCAGCGGCTACCGGGAGATCACACTGTACGCGAACGGGGAACAGGTCTACAATCCCTGCTGGAGCCCGGATGGATCGCGGATCGTGTTCGATCACTCGATCAAGGATGGCCGGGATATCGCATGGATACGTCCGGATGGGAGCGATCTGGCATTCCTCGTCACCGGCGATGATGACCAGCGCGCAGCACGCTTTGCACCGGATGGCAAGACCTTCTGGTTCAGTGCCGACCGTGGCGGCATCTTCAATATCTACCGGTACGACATTGCGAGCCAGCGGATCGATCAGATGACGAATGTGCTGGGCGGTGCTTTTTACCCGACGGTCAGCGCCGGCGGTGACCTCGTGTATGCGGCATATACGTCGGGAGGGTACAAGATCTATCGGTACACGGCACCTCCTCCCGTGCCGGCAGGGGAACATCGCTACGAACCCGGGCCGCTGGACGGCCGATTCCCTGCACCGGTCGTCGCTTCGAATGCCCAGGGGCGGTTCGATTGGTCCGCCCTCAGAGACTATGATGACACGAAGGGGCTGACCGATTCCTCCCGGGCCTACCGCAGCGTGTTCACAAACCTGTCCGTGGTCCCGGTCATTCGCGTGGACAACTACAATCCGAAGAGCAAAGGCATCGATGTCATCAAGGTTGGCGCCTACGTCTTTTCGACGGACGTTCTGGACCGGACCAGTTTCTTTGCCGGTGCGACGCTGAACGCACGGCTGGAGCGCGATCTCTTCCTGCAGTTCACGTATCGCGGCAGGCTGCCCTTGCTGTACGAGCTCGGACTCGAGCCCGTGGCATCGCTCGAGCTCTACAACATCACGCGGAAGACGAACAATGTGATCAGTCTCCCCGCGTCGACGATCCCCGTGGATGTCGGTTACAATTTGTTGGAGGTCGACCTCGCGCTCGCGCAGCCGGTGTTCTCCCAGTTCGCGAATGCGGAGTTGAGGTTCATGCATAGCCGCTACACCTCCATCATTGAATCGTTCATCAACCCGGAGACCACTCCGCCGTCGCTCGTGTCCAGCTCCAGCGACCTGTATCTCATCGCGAACGACCTGTCGTTGACGTTCCGTGTGGATGCGCTCCTGCCGTCGCGCACTCAGGAGATCAACCCGGTCGGACGAAAGATCAAGTTCCGGTTGGGCAGAGAGTGGAACAAGTTCAACGGGGACGGGGAGTACGAAGTGACGTCTACCGGCCTGCACCCGTTGTATAAGAATGTGAACATCACCCGCGCGGAACTGCAGTGGCGCGAATACCTACCGTTCCTTTTCAAGAACCATACCTTGTCCATGAACCTCCGGGGCGGGAGCATCATCGGTCCGCCGGTGGACGAGTTCTTTGATTTCTATGCGGGTGGGCTCATCGGCATGAAGGGCTATCCGTTCTACGCCATCGGCGGGAACGAGCTGGCAACGATGGGCGTGACATGGCGTTTCCCGCTCGTGCATAATATCGATGTGCGGCTCGCGCACCTGTACTTCGACAAGCTGTACGCTGCAGTGTTTGCGGATGCAGGCTATGCATGGACGGATTTCCGTCCCCGGCTCAAGGACTTCAAGAAGGATGTCGGGGTCGAGCTGCGACTGGAGTCCTTCTCGTATTATGCCTACCCGACGCGCATCTTCCTGAGCGCGGCGTACGGGCTCGATAAGTTCGAGCGCTATATCAGGAGCAGAGACCAGTACGTAACGTACGGGCAGGAGTGGAGGATCTATTTCGGGATCCTCTTTGGATTCGAACTGGATTGA
- a CDS encoding LptF/LptG family permease: protein MKLIDRYIIRQFLVTALFSLVAVLVVFIVIDAMEKMDDFIDKQAGWDIIVLYYVYFVPEIIKLIIPVAMLLASLFVTARLSAQGEWTAFKSGGVSLYRLLVPYIGVALVISALSVYFNGWIVPSANKKKFTIERVYLHKDVVNASGANIYVQDSPTRILSLGYFDDTRNIASRVSIQDFSVADPTVMVERVDALTMVWDTSGAQWMLNNGTRRWFARGRERMDEFAVQPAGALHFNPDDLRKKQQKPDEMSFGDLASFIDSQQRAGQDVARWQVDYYSKISFPFATVIVVLFGVPFSSIRRRGGVGVQLGISLLICFVYLIFMKVSQVFGYNGDIHPLLTAWAANLLFLGGAVLRWMTISASGLRCGP from the coding sequence ATGAAACTGATCGACCGCTATATCATCCGGCAGTTCCTCGTCACCGCCCTCTTCTCCCTCGTGGCCGTGCTCGTGGTCTTCATCGTGATCGATGCGATGGAGAAGATGGACGATTTCATCGACAAACAGGCGGGATGGGACATCATCGTCCTCTATTATGTGTACTTCGTCCCCGAGATCATCAAGCTCATCATTCCCGTGGCCATGCTGCTCGCCAGCCTGTTCGTCACGGCACGGCTCTCGGCCCAGGGCGAATGGACCGCATTCAAGTCCGGCGGCGTCAGCCTCTATCGCCTTCTCGTTCCCTACATCGGCGTCGCCCTCGTGATCAGCGCACTGTCCGTCTACTTCAATGGCTGGATCGTCCCGAGCGCGAACAAGAAGAAATTCACGATCGAGCGGGTCTACCTCCACAAGGATGTGGTGAATGCCTCCGGCGCGAACATCTATGTCCAGGACAGCCCGACCCGCATCCTCTCGCTCGGGTACTTCGATGACACGCGCAACATCGCCTCGCGCGTCAGCATCCAGGATTTCAGCGTCGCGGACCCGACCGTGATGGTCGAACGCGTGGACGCCCTCACCATGGTGTGGGATACCAGCGGCGCGCAGTGGATGCTGAACAACGGCACACGGCGCTGGTTCGCCCGCGGACGCGAACGGATGGATGAGTTCGCGGTCCAGCCGGCAGGCGCATTGCATTTCAACCCTGACGACCTCCGCAAGAAGCAGCAAAAGCCGGACGAGATGAGTTTCGGCGACCTTGCATCATTCATCGACAGCCAGCAGCGCGCCGGCCAGGATGTCGCCCGGTGGCAGGTGGATTACTACAGCAAGATCTCATTCCCCTTTGCAACCGTGATCGTGGTGCTGTTCGGCGTGCCCTTCTCTTCCATCCGCCGGCGCGGCGGCGTCGGGGTGCAACTCGGCATCAGTTTGCTGATCTGCTTCGTCTACCTTATCTTCATGAAGGTGAGCCAGGTGTTCGGCTACAATGGCGACATCCATCCCCTGCTCACGGCATGGGCAGCGAATCTGCTGTTCCTGGGGGGTGCGGTGCTGAGATGGATGACCATTTCCGCATCCGGGCTTCGCTGTGGACCTTGA